The genome window CCGCACCCCGGTCGGCATGCACGGTGGCGGGGATGCTTTCCCAGAGTCGGTCCTGCCATTTGCCCCGGGCCTTGGTGTAGGTCAGCTCGGCGCGCGACACGGGCGTCTCCGCGGCGTAGGTGACCCAGATGGAACTGTCATCGCGGCTTTGTGCGGTTATTTTGGGGAGGGGTTTCCCCCCGTTCAGCAGGCTCTCCGCGAAGACCCGGATTTCCTCGGGATTCTCGCCGGCGCCGCCGTGCCCGTGGGGCATGCGGATGCGGACGCACAGATGCCGGGGGCCCTGCGGCAGGCGGTAGGACTTCTGCAGGGAGCCCATGGGGTAGGCGAAGTCGTTGGTGCCCGTCACCCAGAGGAGAGGCATGCGCGCGCGGCCCAGATAGACGGAGGGGTCCCACAGGCCGAGCCAGCGCCCGGCCTTTTCCGGACCCATGCCCGCGAAGGCGTCCAACCACGCGGAGTCCTCGCCGAGAAAGCCGCACCCGTACACGGGAACGGCGAGCTTGAAGCGGGGGTCCACCCCGGCGGTGATGCAGGTGAGATAGCCGCCCCAGGAAATGCCGGTGACGCCGGTGCGGTCGGCGTCCACCTCCGGATACGAGCGGATCAGGGAATGCGCGAGAACAACATCCGCCACGGCATGATAAGACCACTGCTCCTCCGGCGCGGCCCCGGCGTGCTCGAAGTCCCCCCAGCCCGCCGGACCGCCGTCGGGATGGCGCTCCCAGTCGCTGTATTTGCCCTTCGGCACGCAGCCGCAGGTGTCCATGGCGATGGCGGCATAGCCGCGCCCGGTCCACAGGCGCACCCACTCGGCGAAGGCCGTGCCCCCGCCGCCGTGGACCAGCACCATGGCCGGATATTTCGTCCCCTCTTTGCCCTCAGGCACGCCGTACCAGGCGAAGACCCGGGTGGGCTTTCCGTTGAACGGCAGGCCGTCATAGAACAGCGCGCGCACCCCTTTTTCGTCAAATCCGGGGGCGGGGTATTCCTTCGGCGCCTGCGACAGGGTGTCCAGATTCCACGGCATGACCGGCGGGTCCGCCGCCCCAGCCATGCCGCACACGGTGAACAGTGCCAGGGCCATCGCCAGAGACCGAAGCGGTTTGGGGGTCGTTTTCATGTTCCTCATCCTTTCACCGTCGTCATTCCGCGGCCATTCAGTATCCGAGGGCTTTCAGTGTCGCGTCAAAATCCTGGGGGAGCGGCGCCGCGGGTTGTCCGGCCGTCTGCGCGGCCTGGGTGACCATGTTGAGCAGCAGGCGGTCCGCCGCCGGATGCCGGTCCAGGTTGTCGAGCACGTTGAAGGTGTTCAGGAGAAGGGTTCCCTCCCCGAAGGCGTAGGCGCCGAGCATGACCCCGGCGGCGAAACCGTCGGGACGGCTGGAATGGCAGACGGCGAAGGCCGCCGCCGCCGTGTCGTCCGGCGCGTCCTGCCCCTCAAAGAAGAGGTTCGTGATGACGGGACCGTAGTAGTCCCAGTCCATGACGCCCTTCGGGGCCAGCCCGTCAAACAGCGGGTGCTTCTTCGCCACGCATTCCTTGTGGTAGAGCCAGTCGGAGAAGGCGGTCAGGCCGCCCCTGTTCTTCAGGGGAAGCCGCCCCACCGGGTCGTCCCCCTTCTTGAAGACGGCGGGGGACAGGAAGACGGCCGTATCGCCCCGGGCCACGCGCCGCAGGAGCGCCGTCCACGCGCCGTCGTCGCCCTTCCAGTCGCCGACCAGCACCGCCTGCCGCGTGTCCTCGGGGGCCGCCTCCAGCGGGACCGATTCCACGCCCCGGGCCTTGAGCCAGTCCGTGACGGCGGGCGAAAGCCCCGCAACGGCGACCGTGACCGGCCGGGCGGCCTGCGGCGGGTCGGACAGATGGAAGGTCAGGCGCCCGCCCGCCGGCGCGCCGCCGCGCTCCAGGGTGGCCGCAAAGGTGTACTCCCCGGCGGGGCCGGGCAGCGTGATGTCACCCTCAAACACGGGCACGGCGAGCGGCCCGTCCGCGCCGTCGGCAGGCTCGGGGATGACCACGTCCCGCCGCTCCTCCCAGGCGACGCCGTCCGGACCCACCACGCGCAGGAGCGCCGGATAGCTGCCCGGCGCGAGGGCGTCCTCGGTGGCAAGCACCGCCTCCAGTTTGAACGGACGGCCCGTGTAGGCGTGCATCGGCGCGGCGAAGAGGCACCAGCGCAGGGGCGACCAGCCGTCCTGCAGGGCGTCCATGATGCCCGGCTTGAACTCGCGCCAGAAGGTCCACAGCCCCTCGCCCGTGTATCCGTGGTCGAGGAGGCCGGTCAGGTTGTAGCCGCAGATGTTCGGATTGGACCGGATCAGGTTGAACCCGAGCAGCCGCTGGCGGCAGTGCAGTCGCTGGCTGTCGCGGAGCATCTCCTCCGGGAAGGCGTACACCCCCTCCATGCCGAGGCGTTTCCACTCCTCCGCCAGCCGCTCCTCCGTCCGCTTGAAGAACTTGAAGTCGTCCCATTCCGGGTTGGCTCCGTGCTGCTCGTAGTACCGCAGCTCCCGGACGGCGTTCATGAGGCTGCCGATGCCGTATTCCGAGAGGAAGACCGGTTTCCCGTCCTTGCCCAGGCTGCGGATGCCCGCCTCGATGGCCGGGGTGTGCGGGGTGGAGGGATAGACATGCGCGTCGCCCGCGCCCTCGAAATACCCGCCCCATGGGCCGTTCTTCGCGGTCCCCGTGTAGTCGGGGCCCTCCACGCCCCACACATGCTCCCACGCCGCGCCGCCGGGGTTGGACACGGAGCCAATCATGTATTGCCCGTCCCAGCGGCCGCTCTGGAACAGCACCAGCCGGGTGTCGTCCAGCGAACGGAGGAGGCCGAGGCTGGCGGCGGCGTGCTGGACCACGGGGCCGTTGCCCATCTCATTCAGCAGCCCGAACAGGACCACCGACGGGTGGTTGCGGTCGCGCAGGACCATCTCGCGCAGGTTGGCGTCGAAGCGCTCCGCCATCTTGGGGGAGTCCGCGAGCAGCCACGAGGCCAGGTTCTCCTCGTACACTAGGAGGCCGATCTCGTCGCAGAGGTCCAGCTGGTAGGGGTGCGCGATGCCCGCGATGAACCGGACCATGTTGAACCCGCAGGACTTCGCATAGATCAGGTCCTTGCGGAGCAGGTCGGGGGCGGAGTCGGGGGGCAGGACGGCTCCGAAGGGGCAGTGGTTGCCCGTGTGCGAACTCTTCAGGAAGACCCGTTTGCCGTTCAGGCGGAAGAACCCCTTCTCCACGCGGAAATCCCGGAATCCGAACCGGGTGAACTGCTCGTGCGCCTGCGCCTCCTTTCCCGCCGGGACAGCCCGCGTGGTCAGGCGGTACAGGAAGGGGTTGTCCAGCTGCCACAGCCGGTGATGCTCCACCGCGATTTCGGACTCAAGCTGGCTGGTTCCCGGCGGCACCTCCTTGCGGAGGGCCAGGGACGCGACCGGCTGGCTGGCCAGGGCCGGGGAGACGGTGAACTGGAACGCGCAGTCCACGGGGGCGGCGCCGGCGTTGACCACGGTGGTCTGCACGCGCACCCGGCCGGTCTTCCAGTCCGGGCGGACAAAGACGTCGTCCACCCGGACGGCGGGCACCCAGAACACCTCCACCGGCTCCGTGATCCCGCCGCTGTTGTAGGACCCGCCCACGCTGATGCCCGCCGCCGCCTTGTTGCGGTGCGGGGTCTCGGCGAGCACGACGCCGTCAATGGGCTCCGCCGTGGGGTTCAGCACCCGGACCGACAGCCGGTTTGTGTCCGCCCTCACCGCCTCGGTGATGTCCAGGGTGAAGGGGGTCTCACCGCCCTCATGGGTGTCGTTCAGCCAGACCTCCGCGAGGTAGTCCACGGCGTGGAAACGCATCAGGCACCGCCCCCCCTCATACGGGTTTTGCGGCGGCGTGAACTCACGCCAGTACCATGCGACGCCATGGTATCCGGGCAGCGCCTCCTGGAGGATGCCGGGCACGCGCACGGGCTTGGCCTCCGGACGGGCGGCGGTCCACCAGGACTCCGCCCGGCCCGTGTTGCCCGGGTCCGCGGCGACCACCCAGCCGCCCTCCAGGGATAGCAGCGTGGTGGGAACGCCCTGGGCGCCCGCCCCCACAGAGACTCCCGCCACCGTGGCAACCGCAAGAAGAACCCCCGCAACTCCGAGACCGCGCATGGTGTCACCCTCCGATGTCCGGCACGCTTCCGGCCCGGTTCCCCGCGGAAGGACAGGCGTCCCGGGGCCGGACCGAGACTGTCATGGTATACCCGCGTCCCCGCCATGGCAACTTTCGGCGTGCTATGATGGCGCAGGGACGACCCCAGGGAGAGAACGCCATGCTGTCCATTTTCGCCGCCGTGATGGTGGCCGCCAGTTTCGGAGCCGGGGACGAGGGGGACCTGAACGCCGCCTGGGCGGCGCGGGCCTTTTCGGACAACGCGGACCGCCTGTCCCCCGGCCGGGTGGCTGTCCTATACGAGGACAGCGTCGGGGAGACGAAGTTCGGCGTGAACTCGGTGGGGAAGCCGCTGCGGCTGGGGGAGAAGACCTTCGCGCACGGCGTCGGGGTGAACGCCCGCTCCGTGCTGCGGGTTCTGCTCCCCGGTCCGGGACGGATGTTCCGCGCCGGGGTCGGTCTGGACCGCAATGTGGACGGATCCCCCGCCTCGGTGCGTTTCCGTGTGGAGGCGGGCGGACGCGTTCTCTTCGAGACCGACGTCCTCCGGCCGGACAGCGCGCCGGTGCCGGTGGAGGCGCCCCTGGGAGGCGCAACGGCCCTTGATCTGATCGTGGACAACGGGGGCGACACCCGGTCCTTCGATCAGGCCGACTGGGCGGACGCGCGGGTGCTGCTGGAGGACGGGAAGGAGGTCTATCTGGACGACCTCGCCCGGGGCGACGCCCCCGCCGTGGTGTGGCCCTTCTCCTTCGTCTACGGGGGCCGGCCGTCTTCTCAACTGCTTCCCTCCTGGACCCGCCGGGCGGAAGTTGCAGACGTGGAGGGCGGACAGCGGCGCACGGTCACCTTCACCGATCCGGAGACGGGGCTGGAAGTGCGCGCCGTGGCCACGGTTTTTGCGGACACGCCGGGCGTGGACTGGACCGTGTACTTCACCAACACGGGGACGGCCGACACGCCGGTCCTGGAACAGGTGCGCGCGCTGGACGCGGCGTTCCCTCTCGCGCAGGGTTCCCCGGCGATGTTCCACAGTCTGCGCAGCACCTGCGGCGTGGACGACTGGCAGCCGTTCAGCGAGGCTCTGCCCGCGGGCCAGCGGCGGGCCTTCGCGCCCACGGCAGGCCGCTCCTCCCTCGGGGCCTGCCCGTTCTTCGACGTCCAATGGGCGGGCGGCGGCGCAACGGTGGGCATCGGGTGGACCGGCCAGTGGGCCGCCGCCGTGGAGAACCGGGACGGCACGGTCGCCCTCCAGGCCGGGATGCAGACCATGCACCTGTCCCTGAAACCCGGCGAGACCGTCCGGACACCGCGCATCCTGATGATGCAGTGGTCCGGCGACGACGTGGAGCGCGCGCACAATCTCTGGCGCGGCACCATGCTCCGCCACATCACGCCGCGGGTCCGGGGGGAGGTGGTCGTTCCCCCGATCGCCCATCTGACCACGGCGTTCTATGAGATGGACAAGGCGACCGAGGCCGACGCGCTGTCGCATCTGGACGCCTGCAAGGACCTGGGCTTCGAGTGCTACTGGCACGACGCGTACTACGGGCGAGACGACTTCCCCACGGTGGGCAACTATGTCCTTCCCGTGGCGCGCGGATTCAACAGCACGCGGTATCCGAACCAGATGAGGGTCATCGCCGAGGCCGTCCACCGTTCGGGACTCGACTTCCTGATGTGGTTCGAGCCCGAGCGCATCTGTCCGGGCACGCTGATGGCGCTGGAGCACCCTGACTGGGTGGTCCTGCCCGACGGCGGCGGCTGGGGCATGTTCAACCTCGCCGTACCGGAGGCGCGGCGGCACATCACGGACTACGTCAACGGCCTGATTGACGCCTACGGCCTGAAATGGGTCCGCATTGACAACGCCGTGCAGTACACCCCCCTGTGGGCGAAACTCGACGCCGCCGCCGGACCGGACCGGGTCGGCCTGGCGGAAATCCGCTATGTCGAGGGCCTGTACCGGTGGTGGGACGACCTGCGCGCCGCGCACCCGGACCTCGCCGTGGACAATTGCGCCTCCGGCGGCGGACGGATTGACTTGGAACTGTGCGCCCGCGCCCTGCCCCTGTGGCGGACCGACGCCACCATTGCGCCCCTCATGCGCGGGGACTCCCTCCAGGCGGCGCTGCAGAACCAGGTCATGACCGCCGGACTCAGCCGCTATGTCCCGTTCAACGTGAGCGGGCAGATGGGCGCCGATCCCTACAGCTTCCGCAGCGGGTTCAACGGGGGCATCTCGTTCTGCGAGGATGTGCGTCCCGCCGGATATCCCCGCGAAACGCTGCGCGCCGCTATTGCCGAGGGCAAGCGCATCCGGAAGTATTTCTTCGGGAATCAATACGCCCTCACAGACATCACCACCAGCCCCAAGGACTGGTGCGTTCTCCAGTACCACCGGCCCGCCGAGGGGGACGGGATGATCCTGGCTTTCCGGCGGCCCGCCTCCCCCTACACGGGATTCACCTGCGCGCTCCAGGAGATGGACGATGCGGCGGACTACGAGGTGACCGTTTCGCCGGGATATACGCAGGGCCCCGCCACGGTCATGAAGGGGTCTGCGCTGCGCGCGCTCGTGATCCCGACCAGCGCGGCCCCGGAATCCGTGCTCGTCGAATACCGGCGGCTTTCCAAGTAGCCAAAATAATACCCGGGTAATATTGACTTCTGAATATTGCCCGGGTATAATTGTCTCCACCTGGTCCTCTCCCGCCGAACCGATGTCCGGGACGGCACACACGGCCAAGGATAAGGAGTACCCTCATGACGACAGAAAACACCTACACCGCCTTCGCGGGGGACCGGCAAATCGCCGCCGGGGACGTTCGTGCCCTGCTGGCCGGGGCCAAGGCGCACTTGGACTCGGGCGGGGACGCTCTGCTGATCTTCGAGGACCAGACGGGGATTCAGATAGACTTCGATTTCCGGGGAACCCTGGACGACGTGCTGGCGCGGCTGGCGCGCCATCCCCACTTCACCCCCGCCCCCGCGCCGCCGGTCGCGGAACGGACCGGTCCCGGGCGGCCGAACCTCGGGGTGGTCAGCCGCGAGGTGACGCTGCTGCCGCGCCACTGGGAATGGCTGGAGGCGCAGAAGGGGGGGATTTCGGCCACCCTGCGCCGGCTGGTGGACGAGGCCCGCAAACAGGGCGCGGGGGGCGAACGGGCATCCAGGGCCTGGGACGCGGCGGGAAAGTTCATGTGGACCATGGCGGGGAACCTGCCGGAGTTCGAGGAGGCGTCGCGCGCCCTGTACGCGAAGGACCTGCCGCGTCTGGAAGCGTTCGCAAAGGACTGGCCTGGGGATATCCGGACCCATCTGCTGCGGCTCACCGCCGTCGCGGCGGGGCTGGAGGCCCAGGCGTAGGCCCTATCGGTGTGCGGCGTCCGGGCGAAGCACCTCTTTCAGCGCGTCCAGACGGGCCGTCCCCTCCTTCAGCGTGGGGCAAAGCCAGCCGCCCTCGTCGAACTCGTTCCAGGCATAGACCAGCACGGTCTGCGCGCGTGCGGTGTCCGGATGGTCGCGGCACCATTGCAGCGCCTTTCCGACATGCGCCGCCAACTCCTTCGGCGCGGGCGCCCCGTAATACTGCTCGATGTCTCCGCCCTTGACCCAGGGCACGGGCGTCTCCACGCGGGGCCGCATGTCCCACCCTGCCGTGGCGAGGGGCACCGTGTCGCGGCCCGGGGCCGCGAAGGCATCCCACCAGCGCTCCGTGTGGGCGGCGAGGTCCGCATAGGGGGCGGCCTTCGCGCCGGCGCTGGAGGCGTAGGCGCCGAGGGCGTCCAAGCCCAGGGTTTCCGCCTGTTTCGCCAGCGCGTCCGGCGACCAGCCCTGGGCGACGATGTAGGGCGTCTTCAGGCCCGTCTCCAGCGTGGCGGCACGCAGCCGGTCAAAGGCCGCGCGGGCCTCCTCCCATGTCTCAAAGCGGCCCGGGCCGACAAGGTCGTCCACGCTGTACAGATAAACGAGGGGCCGTCCGTCCAGCACGGTCAGGTAGGACTTTTCCCGGAAGAGGGCGAGATAGCGGCGGACTTTTCCCTGCCAGGCGGCCGCGCCGCCGCCGCCTTCCCAACCCCCTTGCAGGTTGAGGCAGAAGCGGACCTTGTCTTTGTGCGCGCTGGACAGGTAGAGCCGGAGCCCGCCGCTCAGGGCGTTGTCCTCGGGGTAGATGACGAAGGCCCAGTAGTCCAGTCCCGCGGCGTGGGCGTATTCGATCTCCCGGTCCATGATTTCCTGCGTGTCGCCCCGCGCCTCGACGGCGTTCTCCCCGGTCACTTTCCCGAAAAAGGGAAGCCGGTAATGCCACCGGGCGGGGGCCAGGGTCTTCTCCACGGTGAGCCCGACATTGGACGCGGGGCCGTGCCAGGCGTCCCATCGGATCGCGCCCACCGTGGGCCGCGCCGCGGGCGGCTGCGCCGCGGCGGGAAAGGATACCGTCCATCCCGCCATGACAAGGGCGCCAAAGACCTTCAGCATTCCCCGCCGTTTCATGGGGAACCCTCCCCGGCGTCCGCCAGCACCCCGCGGAAACCCACGTTGAAGCCCCCCTGCCAGGGCGCGTAGCCGATGCGGCCGCCGGGGAGGTAGCAGGCATCGTAGTTGTCCACATCGGGCTCGTCGCCCGGCGTGACCTGGCGCAGGCCGGCACCGTCGGTCCGCATCTCCCAAATCTGCGACCGGTTGTGCGTTCCGGGCATGGAGAAGAGCAGGCGGGCACTGCGGCGAAGTGTCATGGCGGATTTCCGTCTGGGTTTGGGCGCGTTGTCATTATGGCCGCGGGGCGGCCGCCGCCGCAATACGCGGGCGGACACCCTGAACGCCGGATAAGGCGTCGTGAGAACCGAAGCCGAGGCGGGAACGAGGTTGCTTCAGGCGCTGCGCGCCTTCGCAATGACGTTCATTTCCGCGGTCATTGCGAGGAGGCCGCCCCGGCCGACGCGGCAATCTCTTGTCGGAAAGGCCCAAGCCCTCCGCATCTCATGGGTGAGCGAACACCCATGACGGTGCCGCCGCTGTCAGCGCGAATCCACACGGCGAGCTTTCCCTCGAATACCTCCACGACCGTTTCTTATCCGGCCGGGCCGCGGACGCCGATTGATTTTCGCCCCCGGAAATCACTAGAATTCGCCGGACGGGAGAACGCGCGGCGTTCGTGTTGTTCCGCGCGGGGGCTTCCCGCACCGCTTTGACGCCGCAACCGGCCTTCTTCTCCTTCTCGCCAACTTCAGCCTCCGCGTCTTCTTCGGGAATGACCCCCTGTGCCGTTTCGCCCCGCTGACGGCGCGCACGGCGCGGAGAACAGCCTTTTGGAATCCAGTGCATGACAGAACAGACCCTGCTTTCCGCCGAGATTTCGCGGCGGCGCACCTTTGCGATCATTTCACACCCTGACGCGGGCAAGACGACGCTGACGGAGAAGTTTCTGCTTTACGGCGGCGCGGTGAACATGGCGGGGTCGGTCACCGCGCGCAGGCAGGAGCGGGCCACCACGTCGGACTGGCTGGAGCTGGAGCGGAAGCGGGGGATCTCGGTCAGCTCCACAGTGCTCCAATTCGACTACCGGGGCTTTCGGATCAACCTGCTGGACACGCCGGGCCACCAGGACTTCTCGGATGACACCTACCGCGTGCTGGCCGCGGTGGACGCGGTGATCATGGTCATAGACGCGGGAAAGGGCATCGAGGCGCAGACCCTGAAGCTCTTTGACGTTTGCAGGCGCCGGGGCGTTCCCATTTTCACCTTCATGAACAAGCTGGACCGGCCGGCGCGCGATCCCCTGGAACTGCTGGACGAGCTGGCGAATGTCCTCCAGCTTTCGGCGTATCCAGTCAACTGGCCGCTGGGGTCGGGGGAGCGCTTCAAGGGGGTCTGGGACCGGCGGACCATGCAGGCGCACCTGTTCGAGCGGACGGCCGGCGGGGCCTTTCGCGCGCCCGTGTCCGCGGGCGGGTTGACGGATCCAGAAATCCGCGGACGCCTGGACGAGCAAACGTACCGGCAGGTGTGCGAGGAGGTCGAGCTCCTGGCGGCCGCCGGGGCGGCGTACACTCCCCGCGACCCGGGCGCGGCCAACACGACCCCGGTGTATTTCGGCAGCGCGGTCAACAATTTCGGCATCGAACTCCTGCTAGACGGCTTCCTGGAGCACGCGCCGCCGCCCGCCCCCCGGAACAGCCGGTCGGGGGAGGTCGTCTCCCCGGAGGACCCTTCCTTTTCCGGGTTTGTTTTCAAGATACAGGCGAACATGGTTCCGCAGCACCGGGACCGCATCGCCTTTGTGCGGGTGGTATCCGGCAGGTTCTCCCGA of Candidatus Hydrogenedentota bacterium contains these proteins:
- a CDS encoding acetylxylan esterase, with the translated sequence MRNMKTTPKPLRSLAMALALFTVCGMAGAADPPVMPWNLDTLSQAPKEYPAPGFDEKGVRALFYDGLPFNGKPTRVFAWYGVPEGKEGTKYPAMVLVHGGGGTAFAEWVRLWTGRGYAAIAMDTCGCVPKGKYSDWERHPDGGPAGWGDFEHAGAAPEEQWSYHAVADVVLAHSLIRSYPEVDADRTGVTGISWGGYLTCITAGVDPRFKLAVPVYGCGFLGEDSAWLDAFAGMGPEKAGRWLGLWDPSVYLGRARMPLLWVTGTNDFAYPMGSLQKSYRLPQGPRHLCVRIRMPHGHGGAGENPEEIRVFAESLLNGGKPLPKITAQSRDDSSIWVTYAAETPVSRAELTYTKARGKWQDRLWESIPATVHADRGAVEATLPEGVTAYYVNLFDDRDCAVSTEHEETVPESR
- a CDS encoding DUF2239 family protein; its protein translation is MTTENTYTAFAGDRQIAAGDVRALLAGAKAHLDSGGDALLIFEDQTGIQIDFDFRGTLDDVLARLARHPHFTPAPAPPVAERTGPGRPNLGVVSREVTLLPRHWEWLEAQKGGISATLRRLVDEARKQGAGGERASRAWDAAGKFMWTMAGNLPEFEEASRALYAKDLPRLEAFAKDWPGDIRTHLLRLTAVAAGLEAQA
- a CDS encoding peptide chain release factor 3; protein product: MTEQTLLSAEISRRRTFAIISHPDAGKTTLTEKFLLYGGAVNMAGSVTARRQERATTSDWLELERKRGISVSSTVLQFDYRGFRINLLDTPGHQDFSDDTYRVLAAVDAVIMVIDAGKGIEAQTLKLFDVCRRRGVPIFTFMNKLDRPARDPLELLDELANVLQLSAYPVNWPLGSGERFKGVWDRRTMQAHLFERTAGGAFRAPVSAGGLTDPEIRGRLDEQTYRQVCEEVELLAAAGAAYTPRDPGAANTTPVYFGSAVNNFGIELLLDGFLEHAPPPAPRNSRSGEVVSPEDPSFSGFVFKIQANMVPQHRDRIAFVRVVSGRFSRNMIVTHARTGEKVRLSNASRIFGAERETVDEAYPGDVVGIVGRDSFAIGDTLTEDPSVVFDEIPVFAPECFSYIENLHPAEAKRFRGGFEQLLQEGVAQSFSLPDLTGRTRLLGAAGPLQFEVMQYRLESEYGARTRCSEAPWKLAAWLRPGDAGEKMLLPSGAQRALDRSDRPVLLFANEWTMRYFQEKNPDIALSRYPYDGPVPLKSATAPN